The genomic window CAAGATGCAGCTCTccagccacatgtggctctttagtgccgcccttgTGGCTCCATGgagtattttaaaaaaaggattacaaatggaaaaagatgggggaaaatatTTTGGTGTTTTAGTATGTATTttagtttgaggacaaacatgacacaaatcttacCCATTGTTAGAACTAGCTTttgaatgtgtgtgcgtgtgtgtgtgtgtgtgtgtgtgtgtgtgtgtgtgtgcttggtgcgtgtgtgtgtgtgtgtgtgtgtgtgtgtgtgtgcttggtgcgtgtgtgtgtgtgtgtgtgtgtgtgtgcgtgcgtgtgcgtgcgtgtgtgtgtgtgtgtgtgtgtgtgtgtgtgtgtgtgtgtgtgtgtgtgtgtgtgtgtgtgtgtgtgtgtgtgtgtgtgcttggtgcgtgtgtgtgtgtgtgtgtgtgtgcgtgcctgtgtgtgtgtgtgtgtgtgcgtgcctgtgtgtgtgtgtgtgtgtttcactgaTGAAACTATTTGGCCAACAtccttttgtcctactcatttcaatggtccttgaactcaccatagtgtggtctatgacacaacagtttgttttcatgtcaaatcttccactccttctttgtctcattttgtacaccaaaagttttatgctgtgcgtgaatgcacaaaggtgagcttagttgatgttattgacttgttggagtgctaatcagacatatttggtcactgcatgactgcaagctaattgatgctaacatgctatttaggctagctggatgtacatattgcatcattatgcctcctttgttgttatatttgagatcatttaatATACTTTATTCTTATCCTCtctgtatatcatttatatttgcatgtgtcatgacacattatctgtatgtaatattggcttcaCTTCTCatagttgtgtgccatgttgttccagaccacagcaaaccttaCATAGCTTGCAAAGACTGCAATAAATATATCAGAAGAAGACAGACCTTTGGACATTCTGAGCCACTCATTTCCAGAAGTTGTCTCATCCTGacagaagcctccattttaccaattatttccaatgttgcaaaaatgtgtagaataaatattacatttcaacatttctgtcaacaaactTGTTTCAGTCTGCGACacacgtcattttgatagtaggctaacatcgACACCAACATCAagtgtttccttcattattacacttaaatatgacttttcattttttgtgtctccagacggattagttttctgtatttttgatccaatgtggctctttcaacatgttgggttgttGACTCCTGGCTTTGGTCTCAGTGGATAAAGATGGAGGTCCCACTTTCCAAGCTCTAGATGAAGGTGATATATAATGTTCATAGTCccattcagtatatatatataatgttcatagtcacattgagtatatatatataatgttcatagtcccattcagtatatatatataatgttcatagtcccattcagtatatatatataatgttcatagtcccattcagtatatatatataatgttcatagtcacattcagtatatatatataatgttcatagtcccattcagtatatatatataatgttcatagtcccattcagtatatatatatataatgttcatagtcccattcagtatatatatataatgttcatagtcacattcagtatatatatataatgttcatagtcacattcagtatatatatataatgttcatagtcccattcagtatatatatataatgttcatagtcacattgagtatatatatatataatgttcatagtcccattgagtatatatatataatgttcatagtcacattgagtatatGTTACAGTGCATGATGActatgacatttaaaaaaaggcGCCACCATCCTCGTGTTAAACATGCTGCTGTTTTCCCGCCAAGAAGTGCTGCTAAAAGCTCGAGTTCATTCCAATAAGTTCATCAAGTGCATGAGTCGTGGTTACACGGGGTAACCATAGCGACTGTCATATTTGAGGGGAGAAAGCCGCCTCCCCCCCGCCGATCCCTTGTCACTGTTGCTGTTGAGACTGGGCAGGCGGTTCCCCACGGAGCTGTAGGACACCCCCTGGTGGGTTCGGTAGCCCAGCACTGAGCGGTAGCTGGAGTTTCTGCTGGGGGGCTGGCTCTCTGGGGCCCGGGTGTCCTCTCTGAAGGGACACATCTCTTTCAGGAACTTTTGCTGAATGAACGCTCAGAAGCAGCCTGGGACTGTCCGTACCTGATTTCATTTGCAACCTCTTTCTCGTAGCGACGTCTGCGGCAGCAGCAGaccaggagccagatgaggagcAGGAGGAGGAGCAGGAGCAGCAGAGCGCCGATCACCGCACCCACGATCACGCCCACTTTATCGGTGGCTGCAAGACAGGATGTGATGATGGACAGCACACTTTGTTAATATGATGCTTCATCCATCTCCTACCACTTCCTGCACCACCCTTATCCAGCCCCGCCATACACCGCCTGGTCAAAAGTGGACATCGACTTGGAAAGAACATCACATCATggctgaccacagaactttcctcctcaaggtcttatctttgtctgcgtgatgtcagatggaactcaaatggagctgtttggtcacaatgcccagcaatatgtttggaggggaaaaggggaggcctttaatcccgggaacacctccaaagacatgcacctggggataggcccctcccacctccaaagacatgcacctggggatgggcccctcccacctccaaagacatgcacctggggataggcccctcccacctccaaagacatgcacctggggataggcccctcccacctccaaagacatgcacctggggataggcccctcccacctccaaagacatgcaccttgattggcaacactaaatggtccctagtgtgtgaatgttgtctgtgtcctgtgatgaggtggccacttgtccggggtgtaccccgccttccgcccgataagggaataagcggtaggaaatggatggacagatgTGCGATGTACAGTATTGCACTTTATATATTGTGTTCAAGGTGTAGAAAGCTTTTCCTAAAATATGGACTTCTGTCAAGGCAGGAAGTTGTTCAACATTTGTTCTTGTGTTTTTGCAAAAGCGGCTCCATATTTAAGTGGGTCACCATTTGTATATTTGGAGCTACACACAAAATATGTACGAGGATTCCGAAAGTCAAATGAGAGATGATGGCGTCCGTTACTCACGGTTGTGTGCCTTCAGTGAATATCTGCACTGCATCTTGCCGACGGGGTTCCTGGCCTCGCACAGGTAAGTTCCAACGTAGCTGTTGGAGTGGTTCTTGATCAGCAACTCCCCGCTCTGCGCCGCTTCATAAAAAGACCCGTTGAGATTGGACAGGTCATGAAGTCTTTGACCGGCTTTCAGTGGCTACCTTCCACATCCAGCGCCTGGACGGGCGGCATTGCCCCCCCGCTTTCTCTGCTCCAGGTGTAGGTGAGAGGCGAGGATCCCTGGTAGGATTTGCAGCGGAGGGAGACTGGAGCACCTTTCTCCTCCTTGCCGTCAACCCAACATTTTGGTTCCGAGGGGGGGACTGGCCAGGGAAAAGAATGACATGGAAGTTAACTTTCCAAACAAATTCCATCGGTGAGAAAGAGAACAGGTAGAACCCGTTTGAAGAATGTTTCCTCACCCATCACCACGAGAGTGACTTTGCGGGTGTCCACACCCTGACCCTTCTTGACCTTGCACTGGTAGGTGGCCGTGTCCGCCAGCCTCACCTCCGCCAGAGAGATGGAGGCGTCCCCCTGCTTGAGGTCTCCTACCAGGCTCAGCCTTTTGGACA from Nerophis ophidion isolate RoL-2023_Sa linkage group LG07, RoL_Noph_v1.0, whole genome shotgun sequence includes these protein-coding regions:
- the LOC133556892 gene encoding coxsackievirus and adenovirus receptor homolog — its product is MQVTSTGPQTVQKAQGETFQLGCTYTPGVQDTGELDIEWSKLSPDMTQKDRLILAYAGGQMINYDSSLSKRLSLVGDLKQGDASISLAEVRLADTATYQCKVKKGQGVDTRKVTLVVMVPPSEPKCWVDGKEEKGAPVSLRCKSYQGSSPLTYTWSRESGGAMPPVQALDVEAAQSGELLIKNHSNSYVGTYLCEARNPVGKMQCRYSLKAHNPTDKVGVIVGAVIGALLLLLLLLLLIWLLVCCCRRRRYEKEVANEIREDTRAPESQPPSRNSSYRSVLGYRTHQGVSYSSVGNRLPSLNSNSDKGSAGGRRLSPLKYDSRYGYPV